In the genome of Catharus ustulatus isolate bCatUst1 chromosome 1, bCatUst1.pri.v2, whole genome shotgun sequence, the window TACTTCCACTTTTTGCCAAGGTTTTTTACTGTGTCTTCTACAGCATCATCCCAGCATATCCCAGAATGAAGAGGTTGTGTAAACAGTCCATGAAATGGACTGGTAGAGGTACATGATATGTAATGTTCTCAGCAAGGTGAAGTCAAGTCTCAAGGGAAGTATGTCAAGAGTTGTATCCTTGGAGCCTACAGTAATCAACATCCTCAACATTTAGGTGCATTGGTGTGGGCACTCCTGGGCTCCCCCGCAGAAGAACCCCATAGACTTattgaaacaaaaccaggatAAAGCCACCAAGATAATATAAGGGCTCTTTCACAGAGGCTTGAGATACCTGGGACTCTCAGGAGACTAGGACGGACAGGACAGTATCAGGACAAGGAATGATGTCGAGCGAACCTGGCTGATCTCAGCAATGTAACCATGAAGAACAAGAGGGCAAGGGCAGAAGTGAAAACAGATGGAATTTCCTgagcaaagaaaggaagaacTTTTCGTTGTGAGGGTAGTCAGAGAGGGGTGGAGGTCGTGGAGTGTCTGTCATTGGCCATCTAAACCTGAACTGTCCATGGTTCTGGAAATCCTGTGCTTGCTTGAGCAGGAGGTTCCTGTCCAAGTGGATGATTGTGTCTTTCTGTTTGCAGAGAGGGTTTGAGAGTCCTGCTGGGAATAGAGTTTGTCAAGTATGTGCTGCCATGAACTAGCTTTGCCTGAGACGTGCACAGGAGAGCATGTGTCAAAGCCTTTGTTGTTGTCAGGTGATGGGCTTGTGTCATGTTCTGGAAATAAACCCCCTCCTCCCTTACAttcctttctggttttggttCGTATTGGTGGTGACGTTTTTGCAAAGAAAGAAGTTTTGCCCCTTTTCCATCCACCCAAATTGCCTGTTCATTCCTGGAACTGTGCTGGGTAAGGATGGAAGATCACTGGACTTCATAAACCAAAGAGGCATCACAGATTTTGATGCAACAGAACTTTATTGAGGCAATAAAAAcgaagagaaacaaaaaagaaattgaatgcAGCAGGTTGACTGTGCAAGAAGGGGAACCACAAACCCAGGTGTTTTGCTTGGAGGAGCTGTTGACACAGCACGAAGTTGATGGTGTCAGGAGGGTGCTGAGACCCTTTAGCAGTTGTAGCCACCCCTTCTGCCGTAGCAGCCCAGACCTCCCAGCCCATAGCCAAATCCACTGCCATAGCCAAGGCCAAAGCCAAAGCCACCAGAGacagcctgtccctgggcaTTGAGTTCGCTACCAACAGCAGCCGAGGAGGTGGATCCAACGACGGtgctctgggggaaggaggtcatgatgggtcctggcagggtgaccagcacaggggaagggttGATGATGACACGAGAGtcctggcattgcagggcacagggctcgttgcagctgttggccagcggggtgggtCCGCAGGTTCGGCAGCTGTCGTAGCAGGCCATGGGTGTGGTGTGGAGGGTCCCTGGAAGAGAGGAgggtgaggcagggcaggggtatGGCGGTGCGAGGGGTGATGGTGTGGGGCTACTGTGGAGCTGTGGTGAGGTGTGTGGGCTgctcaggctggggctgagcgAGTGGGAAGAGAGGGACCAacagtgcaggaggaggagggtcgGGGCTTGAGGCTCACCTGGTCTCAGATAGTGAAGGAGAAGGAGTGAGAAGAAGTGTGTGAGGGAGGGAGGCGCTGGGTCAGCTTATATGCTGGTCCTAGAAGGGCGGGACAGCCTTGTCCCAAGGCCTTGGGGCATTTTGGGAGCAGCAGGTATTGCTCAGACTGGCTAGTCATTGAGTGGGGAATGTTTTCCTCCCCAGAACTCCATAGTGTCATATCGTGCTCCCGAATCTGTGTCTAACTGACCGTGGTGGCATCTTTAAAGTGAGACATGGTATTTGGGAATATTTGCTTTGAAGATGTGTGTCAAAGCAAGTGGAATATGCAACAAAAACCTAGAAAAATAACGGTGTCATCACTGCGGTAGTTTTGTGGTTCCAGTGTGGTGTAGTTGATGGATGTGGTCTGAAGAGGGGCTCCATTCCATTGTAGTCATGTCAGGGTGGTCTTTGGAGCTGTGTTGTGAATGGCAAGCTGCGTCTTCCACCACGATCATTCTTCCTTGGAAGTGTGAGTATTTGAGACCAACGTCAGGTGTTGATATGTGCATGTCAAAGGCGTTTGAAGACATGAGCATTattttggagagctggggtgtCATCACTGCGGTCTGGTTTTAAATGTGGTTTTGGATTAGTGGATGTGATGTGAAGAGAGGCCCCAAACGACCCCAGGTCTGTCAGACTGGTCTGGACTTTGCATCTGTGCCAAGTGTGAGCACCTGGACTCTTCCATTGTACTTGGGCAGTGGGAGAGTTGTCTCCTGAAGAAGTTGGTAGATGATGGCATGGCTGAGGCAGTTGGTTATGTCACCAGTCAGAGAGACCGGGATCCTGAGAGTTAAAGGAATCTCCTGCATTTCAAGAGTGGGAAATGAGTAGTTGTGCGTCTGGACAGGAATTGCAGTTGTCCCTGGGTCCTACTGATGGCTGAGAGTGTGGAAAGTGGCTTTGCTGAGCATGACCGTGTAGTGTTGGCAGAGAACAAAGAGACAACAAGATCACTATGAAGCCTTAGTTGAAAAGGGATCATCAGTGCCCAAGATAGATTTCTGACCATTCTTGCCATGAAGTTGGGAAACGAGACCCATCCTCTCTTCAGAGCAATAATGGGCTCTTATGTGGTGCAGTTTGCGCTGTTTTGGACTCTCCTTTGGAAGATGTCCATGGACTTAGTGAAACATAACAGGTTCATGGCCAACAAGATTGTGAGGAGGCTGGGAGATCTGCGAGACTAAGAGAACTGTGACTCCCAGGAGACAAGCATGGAGAGGGACATGTCATGAGTGTGTGCAAATCCCTGATGGTAGGGGATGAAGATGAGGGATCAGAGCCATCCTCAGTGGTGCACATGTGAAGGATAATAGGGCAACAACACCAGTGAAAATGGATTTAATCCCGTGGGCAAGGAAGAGAAGACTTTTTTGGTGTGTGGGATGTCTCCAAATGGAAGAAGTGGTGGAGTGCCTGTCCTGGGAGATCCAAAACTGAAAGTACCCATGGTCCTGGAATTCGAGTTGTAGATGATCTTCCATGAGGAGAAGGGAATGAAGGTCTTGGTCTCCAGAGCTCCTTCCAAAATGAATGCTTTTGTGAGCTTTTTGTGGTAGGGTTTGAGAATCCATCTGGGGAAGAGAGTTTGTCTAGTGTCTACTGGCATGTAGTTGGTTTTTCAGAGCCATGATCAGGAGGGCATTGGCTTGTCAAGGCCTCTGGCATAGCAGATGATGGACTTGTGGCACGTTCTGCAAGGTCATGCTTCAACTCTGCTTCCTGTGCAATTCTTCTGACTACTGGTGGGACATACGTCATAAGAAAATTGTTCTTGCCCTTTCCCTGCTGAGTGAACATCTTCTTAAggcctcagccctgtgctggatGAGGATGTGAAAGaccttgaaattaaaaagagggACAAGTGAGGGATGGAAGTTGGAAAACTTTATTGAGGGGCAAGATAGAGGagacaggagaaaaaagtgGAAGGCATGTGGGTTGAGTTGCAATTGGGCCAACTATCAACCAAGGTTCATAGCTTGCAGGAGCTATTGCCAGAGCCCCAAGCTGTTGCAACAAGTGTCCTTAGCAGTTGTAGCCACCCCTTCTGCCGTTGCAGCCCAGACCTCCCAACCCAATGCCAAATCTACTGCCGAAGGCAAAGGCATAGCCAAATCCACCAGAGATGGACTGTCCCTGGGCATTGAGTTCACTCCCAACAGCAGCCGAGGAAGTGGATCTCACGAGATTGTTCTGGGAGAAGGAGGTCAtgatgggtcctggcagggtgaccagCACATTGAAAGGGTCAGTAACGACCCTGGAGTTctggcattgcagggcacagggctcgttGCAactgttggccagcggggtggTTCCACAGTGGAggctgctgtgtggctgtggggaAGTATGagggctgctgaggctgagcGTTCTGGAAGAGAGAGGCCAGGGTTGCTGGAGTAGTAGTGTTGGGGGCTTTAGCCTCACCTGGTTTTCAACAGTGGAGGAGAAGGTGTCAGGAGAAGAGTGTGAGGGAGAGAGCCTCTGGGTCAGCTTATATGCTGGTTGTCGGACAGCCTTGTCGTAATGCCTTGGTGCATTTTGCAGGACAAACTTGCTGACTGGACCAGCCAGATGAGTCATGATGTGGGTcgtgtttttcttctcagaaatcTGTAATTTCATGTCAAGCTCTGGAGTTGGTGTCAAAGACTGAACTGTCCAAGGTGCTGGAAAACCCAGTCTTGCTGACTATGTTCGTGCAGAAGGGAATGAAGCAAATGCACTCCAGAGTTCCTGCCTGATTGCATGATGTTGTTCCTATTTTTGAGCGGGGAGATGGTTAGGGAATCCTACTGGGAAGAGAGTTTGTCAAGTGTGTACTTGCAGAGAGGGATATGGAGAGAGCCATGGAGAAGAGAGATTTGTTGTGTCAAAGGTTATGGTGTAGTAGGTGATGGGCTTGTGTCAATTGCTACTTCCCATGCCAGTCTTGATTGTTAGTGGAGGTGATGTGTTTTGTAAGAAAGGTGTTGAGACCTTTTTTCATTCACTGCAGTGGTTGGTTTATTCCTGGCACTGTGTTGGATAAAGAGGAGGAAACTTTGGAATTCAGAAAGATGAGGAGACACGTCAGGCTTTGATGCAGGAAAACTTTATtgaggcaaaaagaaaaagaagatacgGAAGAAAGTATTTGAAAGGATTCGGTCTGAAGGAGAAGTAGGGTGACCATCAACCCAGGTACTCTGTTTGCAGGAGTTGTTGCCAGAGCCCCAAGCTGCTGGTATCAAGGGTGGTGCTGAGGCCCCTTAGCAGATGTAGCCACCCCTTCTGCCATAGCAGCCCAGGCCTCCCAGCCCATAGCCAAATCCACGGCCATAGCCAAAGCCATAGCCAAAGCCACTAAATCCACCAGagatgggctgtccctgggcattgAGTTCGCTACCAACAGCAGCCGAGGAGGTGGATCCCACAacggtgttctgggggaaggaggtcatGATGGGCCCTGGCAGGGTGatcagcacaggggaagggtcAATAATGACTCTGGAGGTctggcattgcagggcacagggctcgttgcagctgttggccagcggggtgggtCCGCAGGATCGGCAGAGATCGTAGCAGGCCATGGGTGTGATGTGGAGGGTTCCTGGAAGAGAGGGgagtgaggcagggcagggctgttgTGGTTTGAGAGGTGGTGatgcaggagggggagggattGTGGAGGCTGTCGTGGGTCTGTGGGGAGGAGTGAGGGctgctgaggatgaggatgctGTAAGAGAGGGGTCAGAGATGCAGAAGGATGGGCATGGCTTTGGGACTCACCTTGTTGTTGGCACCAGAGGAGAAGGAGTGAGGTGAAGTGTGTGAGGGAGAGAGGCTCTTGGCCGGCTTTTATGCCGGTCCTGGATGGGAGGGACAGCCTTGTGCCATGGCCTTGGGGCATTTTGCAGGCAGCCATTCTtgctggcccagcctggtgaaTCATGAGGTGGGGAGTATTTTCCTTCCCCGAACTCTGCAATTCTATGTCATTCAGTTGAGTCCATGTCAATCTAACTTTGGTGGTGACTTTGAATCGAGACTTGGTCTTTGAGTGGGTTTAATTATTACATTTGTGTAAGACAGGGCTGAATAAGCAACCAGAGCCCTGGAGATTTGCAGTGTCATCAGTGATGTCATTTTGTGGCACTCGTGTGCTGTGGTTTGTCGGTGCCTTGTGTAGGATGGTCTCCTTGTGTGCCGTTGGATGTCCATCAGTCGTTGTGTTGCACCCAAGAATGCAGTGGGCACTGCTGAAGTCCTGGGGAGGTCACTGCATAATAGCTTGGAAAGATCACAGTGCCTGGCAGCATCTGATGGACCAAAGAGAGCTCATGGCCTTTAGCTTGAATGGGATAAAAAGAGAGCATCTGGAAAAAGAGAGGTAATTCAGGATGAACTTGTTCCAATGACCCTTCTGGAATTCTCAACTCTACACGATAGCGTACTCTGTCATTGAAATTTTATTCCTTGACCTCATTACGGAACCCTTTAAACAAACGAGAAAGTGGTGCTCAGGCAGGTATGGGACATCAGTTGTCTTATTCCACATTAAGGTCATATGGTTTCATACCTTGTATCCTTTAAGGCTGAACATTGTGTTCCTGTGAGCAAGACCCAATACTTAGTAGCTCTGATCTGCAACATCATCTTTCTTTCCCTGTCAGGGTGCAGGTGttcattttttgaattttgtggTTCCATGTCCTTCTCTGGAGTCTGTGTCCATGTGACCATGGTGGCAGCTTTTAAATGCACTGATTAGAGGTGAAAGACTGTTGTTGATGGTGCATGTTAGGATGGGGTGAAGATGTTCCCAAAGCTTGAGAGAGGTGTGGTGTCGTTATTGATGTCACCCTGTGATACTGGTGTGCTGcggtttttgtgtgttttgaagTGGGGTGCCATTCCCTCCCAACCATGTCAGGCAGGTCTGGGCATTGCAGGTGTTGTGGGGCTGACGGGGCTGCTCCTTGCAGTGCATTCACTTCCTGCCTACCTTGGTTCCATCTCTTCTGCCCAGTCTACATGCCAGGCCTTTCTCGATGGAGATGGGAAAGCAATTCCCGAGATTTATGAAGGTCTCCCAAGCTCCCCAAACTTTAGTACAGGTTGATCGACAGCAGTTGTCTCAGCTGGATCCAGCACGGTCCCACTGTGGGGTCACACAGTGCCGCACTCTGCCTGAGATATTGAATGGAAAACTGCTGAAGGATGAGGAGAACAAGACAGGTGAGGAGATACTAAGGGAACCTGGCATGTTCAATTTTCAGAAGAAGAGGATTGACTTTGTTGCACACTGGAATTTTCTGAATGGAAATCGTTTAACACCAGTCTTGTCTCTGTTTCCCCAAGTTATAGAGAAGACGGAATGGACTTAAGTTTCCCTAACGGAGGTTTAGTTTCCCATGAGGGAACTTTTATTCAGGAAAATGCAGGATAACTAAGATACTGAAAGGACTGGAGAATGTTTGCTAgaggagggactgggagggctGGAAAGCCTAGGAGACAAGGAGTGACCATGGGGGGTCAGCAATATATGAAAATCCCTGATGGAAGGGAATGAAGTTGGTGGAGTGCGTATATTCAGACTAGTGTAACCATGCAGGAAAAGAGAGCAAGGACACAAGTGCAAAGAGAGGGAATTGCATGGCCAAAGAAGGGAAGAACTTTTAAGTGTGAGGGTggacagagagcagaaatggTGGTGGAGTCTCTGTTGTGGGAGAGCCAAAGCTGAACTGTCCATGGTTATGGAAATCCTGCACTCgttaatttttcttcagcagaggGGAATGAAGAACTCGTACCCCAGAATTTCCACCTAAGTGggatgattctgtgactctgctgAGAGAGTTGAAGagtcctgcagggaagagagtTTGTCATGTGTACTGCTGTGGATCCACTCTACCAGAAGTGTGCTCAGGAGGGCATTAATACGTCAAAAGCCATTGGTGTAGCAGGTGATGGGCTTGTGCCATGTTCTGGAAGGTCCTCTCTATGCCATGCTTCCTGTGCTAGTCTGGCTTGCTGATGGTGACATATTTGATAAGAAATGTATTGTGTCCCTTTTCCATTCACACCATTGGGCTGGCACTGTATGAGGTGAGGATGCAATACGATCGAAATTCACAAAGATGAGGAGACAAGTCAGATTCTGATGCAAGAGAACTTTATTGAGGTAAAAGAATtaaaaggcagggaaaacaaGTTGAAGGGATCCAGTGTGAAGTGCAAGTAGGAGGATGGTCAACCAAGGTGCTCTCTCCATAGCCGTGAGCTGGTGCTGCCAAGGGCCTTTAGCAGTTGTAGCCACCCCTTCTGCCGTAGCAGCCCAGGCCTCCCAGCCCGTAGCCAAATCCACTGCCATAGCCAAGGCCAAAGCCAAAGCCGCCAGAGACGGCCTGTCCCTGGGCATTGAGTTCGCTACCAACGGCAGCCGAGGAGGTGGATCCGACGACGGtgctctgggggaaggaggtcatgatgggtcctggcagggtgaccagcacaggggaagggttGATGATGACACGAGAGtcctggcattgcagggcacagggctcgttgcagctgttggccagcggggtgggtCCGCAGGGACTGCAGCTGTCGTAGCAGGCCATGGGTGTGGTGTGGAGGGTCCCTGGAAGAGAGGAgggtgaggcagggcaggggtatGGCGGTGTGAGGGGTGATGATGTGGGgttgctgtggggctgtggggaggccTGAGGTCTgctcaggctggggctgagcgAGTGGGAAGAGAGGGACCaagggtgcaggaggaggagggtcgGGGCTTGAGGCTCACCTGGTCTCAGGTCGTAAAGGAGAAGGAGTGAGAAGAAGTGTGTGAGGGAGGGAGGCACTGGGTCAGCTTATATGCTGGTCCTAGAAGGGCGGGACAGCC includes:
- the LOC117005362 gene encoding feather beta keratin-like is translated as MACYDLCRSCGPTPLANSCNEPCALQCQTSRVIIDPSPVLITLPGPIMTSFPQNTVVGSTSSAAVGSELNAQGQPISGGFSGFGYGFGYGRGFGYGLGGLGCYGRRGGYIC
- the LOC117006700 gene encoding feather beta keratin-like; translated protein: MACYDSCSPCGPTPLANSCNEPCALQCQDSRVIINPSPVLVTLPGPIMTSFPQSTVVGSTSSAAVGSELNAQGQAVSGGFGFGLGYGSGFGYGLGGLGCYGRRGGYNC